CCTTGCGAGCAGCGTTGCGTTTACTGGGTGTGCCTATCGAGGCGCAGGGCCTGGAGCAGGCGGAGTTGATCCTCGGGCAGATTCGCTTGCCGCGTACGTTATTGGGCCTGGCCGTCGGCGGGGTCCTGGCGCTTTCGGGCGTTGCGATGCAGGGGTTGTTTCGTAACCCCTTGGCCGACCCCGGGTTGGTCGGGGTGTCCAGCGGCGCGGCGCTGGGCGCAGCGATTGCGATTGTCGGTGGTTCTTTTTTGGGTGGCGTGCCGGACGCGCTTGGGCCGTATCTGCTATCGCTGTGTGCCTTTCTCGGTGGTTTGGGGGTGACAGCGCTGGTCTATCGGCTGGGGCGGCGCAATGGCCAAACCAATGTCGCGACCATGTTGCTGGCGGGCATCGCCCTGACGGCCCTCGCCAGTTCGGCAGTGGGGCTGTTTACCTACCTGGCGGATGACGCCACCTTGCGCACCTTGACGTTCTGGAACCTGGGCAGTCTGAACGGCGCCAGTTATTCGCGACTGTGGCCGCTGTTGCTGGTGAGCGCCGGCGTAGCCCTATGGTTGCCGCGCCGGGCCAAGGCGCTGAATGCATTGTTGCTGGGTGAGTCGGAAGCCAGCCACCTGGGGATTGATGTTGAAGGCCTCAAGCGTGAATTGGTGTTCTGCACCGCGCTTGGCGTGGGTGCCGCAGTGGCGGCCGCGGGCATGATCGGTTTTGTTGGGCTGGTGGTGCCGCATCTGGTGCGCCTGCTGGCGGGGCCGGATCACCGGGTATTGCTGCCGGCCTCGGTGCTGGCGGGGGCGAGTTTGCTGCTGTTCGCCGACCTGGTGGCTCGCCTGGCCTTGGCCCCGGCTGAATTGCCGATTGGTATTGTTACTGCGTTTATCGGTGCGCCGTTTTTCCTCTACCTGTTGTTGCGAGGGCGTGCCTGATGCTACGAGTAGAAGACCTGCTGATCCGCCGTGGGCGTAAAACCGTATTGGCGGATGTCACCCTGGAGCTGCTACCGGGTGAGGTGCTCGGTGTGCTGGGCCCCAACGGCGCTGGTAAAAGTACCTTGCTTGGTGCGTTATGCGGCGAGCTTCACGCGGACCAGGGGCGCGTATGGCTGGACCAGCGCGAGCTGAAAGACTGGGCCGGCGCCCAGCGTGCCCAGCGCCTGGCGGTACTGCCGCAGGCCTCGACCCTGGACTTTGCCTTTCGTGTCGAAGAAGTGGTTGGCATGGGGCGCTTGCCCCATCAAACCGGTCGGGTGCGGGACGATGAAATTATCAGCGCGGCCTTGCAGGCCGCCGACGTCGGACACTTGAGCGGTCGCAGCTACCTGGCGTTGTCGGGCGGCGAAAGGCAGCGTGTGCACCTGGCGCGGGTGCTGGCGCAGCTGTGGCCGGGTGAGGCGGGGCAGACCTTGCTGCTGGATGAGCCAACATCGATGCTTGACCCGCTGCACCAGCACACCATCTTGCAAGCGATTCGCACCTTTGCCGACCGTGGTGCGGCCGTGTTGGTGATTCTTCACGACCTGAACCTGGCGGCGCGCTACTGTGATCGCATCCTGCTGCTCGAAGGTGGGCGGCCCCATGCCTTGGATACGCCTGGGCAGGTCTTGCGGCCTGAACCGCTCAAGGCGGTATTCGGGTTGGATGTGCTGGTACAGCCGCACCCCGAGCGTGGGCATCCATTGATCATTGCACGCTGAAGCACTGCCTTTTCGGGCCGCTTTCTGCAGGCAAAAAAAGACCCGGCAAGAGCCGGGTCAAATAACCGTGATTAGCCTGATGAGGAGATAATCTGAGAGTCCGAACCAATGGTCTTCCAGTTATCGGCTGATCTCGCGACCAGTTGTGATAATCATAACGATTCTCATTTGAGAGTCAACATTTGTTTTGCGACTTCTTCGGATTTCCTCAAATATTGGGTTGCAGCCCCAGCAAACGTTGGTGCAAGTTGCCGACTCAATTCTTCTGGCGAGCCGAAAGAGCGTCCAGCTGACGGTTTAAAGCTTCCTTGCGTTCAACAGGAATGTCATTCCAGTGCACATCCATCAGTGCGCCTTCAATGGCGTACAACAACACTTTGGATGCCCTGAAGCCACGGGTACGTACGGCGCGATAAGCGTCGACTGCCCCCAGGCGGCGCAGGTCGGACGCGCTGTGGATGCCCACCGCATGCAGCCATTGCGCCGACGTCTTGCCAAGGTTTTTCAGGTGTTGCAGCTCATCATTCATCAAGCCTCCTTGCGACGGCCGAATGGTTCGGTGGGTATCGTGACCAGGCAAGCCTGAAAGGAGTGTAGCGCTCAGTAGGAAAAGCGTAGTTCTTTGGTCGGCAACGACCTAAAAGCATCTAAGGCAGGCGGGATTTTGATGTGGGAAAGAGGCGAGGCGCCCCGGTACGCTTGCGCACAGCCGGGTGCCGATACCGCTGTTTATCGAGTGCGATAGCGCAAGCGCGTGCCGAAATTGACGGACATCAGGATCTCGTCGGCGCTCAATTCAGGCGGGAAGTAAGTGCCGGAGATTTGCGCATGTGCCAGGCTCGCGCCTTCCAGTGGGCACCCACGCAAATCCAGGCCACGCAAGTCCGCGGAGCGGAAGTAAGCATCGGTGAAATCCACCCCTTGCGCGTTCAGTTCGCGCAGGTCCAGGCCGCGAAAGTCGCCGCCGCGCATATCGATGGCCCCATCTTTCGGGCGCTCCTGGTTGAAGCCACGGATGTCATCTTTATGCAAAAGCGCGTAGAGCGGGGTATCAAGTAGCTTTGGCTGGCTCACAATGGCGACTCCCGTGTTGGAATTATGACGCCATTATAGTGCCACTATTGCCGGGTCGTGAGCCCTGGAAGGCTACACGACCAAGAAATATTTCTTACAGGCCCGGCAGGCGTTGGCGAATATGGGCCACTAATGCATCCAGAGTCCCGCTTTCATTGGTCTCTACGCGTTTGCTGAGCAGCAACTCTTCGGCACTGAGCGGATCACGGGTGGCCTGTTGCTCTTCGATGATCGTCAGGGTGGCGTCGGATGGATCGTTCTTGTCTGCCTGGCGCTGTGCCAGCCAAGCGGCGATCACGGGCTGTGGCGCATTGCAGTCGAGGATCAGGAACGGCGCACCGGTAGCCTCGGCAATTTTGGCCGCTGCATCGCGTTGCTCGCGCTTGAGGAAGGTCGCATCCAGTACTACCGGGAAACCGGCCCGCAGCACGGTGTCGGCGATTTCGTTCAAGCGCGCGTACGTCGCAGCGCTGGCGTTTGAGGCGTAGATTCCGGCCTGGGGTGTGTTCTCGACCTTCTGCTCGCCAAACAGCCGCTTGCGTTCCACATCTGAACGCAGGCGAATTGCACCCAGTGCTTCTACCAGGCGCATGGACACATGGCTTTTGCCAACGGCCGATACGCCATGCGTGATGGCCAGGAAGCGCGATGGGATGGTGCTGTAGCTTTCTGCCAGGTTGGCGTAGTTGCGGTATTGGCGCAGCGTGGTCGCGCGCTGCACGGCGTCCGCCTCGGAAGGCATGCTGAACAGTGCGACCTTGGCGCGTACCAGGGCACGGTAGGCTTTATAGAAGTTCAGCACCTCCAGGCCTTGATAGTCGCCGGTCAGCTCCAGGTACTGGCTGATGAAGCGCCGCGCCAGGCTCTTGAGGCCACGGTCTTCCAGGTCCATCGCCAGGAAGCCGGTGTCGGCATACACATCGGTGAAGCGGAACGGCTCGTTGAACTCGATGCAGTCGAAAATCACTACGCGGCCATCAATCATCGTGGCGTTGCCCAGGTGGATATCACCGTGGCATTCACGGGTGAAGCCATTGAGCTTGCGCTGTTCGAACAAAGGCTTGAGGCGCTCAAAGCTGCTTTCGGCCCAGGCCTGCAAGGCATCCAGTTGCACCAGGTCGGCCTTGTCACTGAGGAACGGGCGGATCTGCTCGAAGTTCTGCAGCACCGGCGCCATGACGTCGTGCGGCGTGCCGGCGGAGTGGGCTGCCGGGACTTTCGGGGCGTTCAGATGGAAGTGCGCGATTTGCCTGGCCATTTCGTCGATGTGCGCGCTGGTCAGTTCACCGTTGGCTTGCAAGGTGCTGAGTAGTTGGCTTTGCGGGAACTGACGCATTTTGAGCACGTAGTCGACCACGGGACCGTCACCGCCCAATTGCGGTGATTCGGCGCTACCGGTGATTGGCAACACTTCAAGATACAAATCATCGGTCAGTCGCTGGTTGAGGCGCAGCTCTTCATTGCAGAAGTGACCGCGGGCTTGCAGGTTGGTGAAGTCGAGAAAACCGAAATTTACCGGTTTCTTCATCTTATAGGCGAATTCACCCGTGAGCAGGACCCAGGAAATATGGGTTTCGATGACTTGGAATTGACCTACCGGATGAGGAAACAGGGCCGGGTTTTGCAGGGCAGTAATCAGGGACTGGCTCACGGGCGATCCTTCAGAGTCTGGGAAAATTCATGGCGGGCATTATGGCTGCTACAGACGGTCGTGCAAACCGCTGTCCGGCTCATGTTGGTCATCAATAAAGTGCGTATAATCCGCCGCCATGACTCGTACCCGATCTCCCCGTTCCCGTAAAAAACCTCCTTCCCGCGGCCTGCGCCCCTGGCTGGGCTGGGCGCTTAAGCTCAGCCTGGTAGGGCTTGTAGTGATCGCCGGCTTCGCGGTTTACCTTGATGCCGTGGTCCAGGAGAAGTTCTCCGGCAAGCGCTGGACCATTCCGGCCAAGGTCTACGCACGCCCGCTGGAACTGTTCACCGGCCAGAAGTTGAGCAAGGATGACTTCCTCACCGAGCTCGACGCCCTGGGCTATCGCCGCGAAGCCGTAAGCAATGGCCCCGGCGCCGCAGCCGTCAGCGGCAACACCGTGGACTTGAACACTCGCGGCTTCCAGTTCTATGAGGGGCTGGAAAAACCCCAGCCGGTGCGCGTGCGCTTCTCTGGCGACTATGTGGCTGAACTGTCCTCGCTCAACGGCTCGAAATTGCCGGTGGTGCGCCTGGAGCCCTTAATGATCGGTGGGATTTATCCTAAAAACCTGGAAGACCGCATCCTGATCAAGCTTGATCAGGTGCCGCCTTACCTGTTGGATACCCTGATTGCAGTGGAAGACCGGGACTTCTACAGTCACTGGGGCGTATCGCCCAAGTCCATCGCCCGTGCTGTTTGGGTCAATACCTCCGGCGGCAAGATGACTCAGGGCGGCAGTACGCTGACGCAACAATTGGTCAAGAACTTCTACCTGACCAACGAGCGCAGCCTGACCCGCAAGCTGACCGAAGCCATGATGGCGATGCTGCTGGAGCTGCATTACAGCAAGCAGGAAATTCTTGAGGCATACCTCAATGAGGTGTTTGTCGGCCAGGACGGTCAGCGTGCGGTGCACGGTTTCGGTCTGGCCAGCCAGTTCTTCTTTGGCCAGCCGCTGTCCGAGCTAAAGCTGCATCAGGTGGCGTTGCTGGTGGGCATGGTCAAGGGGCCGTCCTACTACAACCCGCGTCGCAACCCGGAGCGCGCGCTGGAACGCCGTAATCTGGTGCTTGATGTACTTGAGCAGCAAGGCGTCGCCACGCCTGAACAAGTCGCTGCCGCGAAGAAAATGCCACTGGGTGTGACCACTCGCGGCAAGCTTGCCGACAGTTCATTCCCGGGCTTTATCGACCTGGTCAAACGCCAGTTGCGTGAAGACTACCGCGACGAAGACTTGACCGAAGAGGGCTTGCGCATCTTCACCAGTTTCGACCCGATCCTGCAGATGAAAGCCGAAGCCTCGGTCAACGACACCTTCAAGCGCCTGGCGGGCCGTAAAGGCTCCGACGAGGTTGAGGCCGCGATGGTGGTGACCAATCCGGAGACCGGTGAAGTCCAGGCCATGATCGGCAGTCGCCAGGCCAGCTTTGCCGGCTTCAACCGGGCGCTCGACGCAGTGCGGCCAATTGGTTCGCTGGTCAAGCCGGCGGTGTACCTGACCGCGCTGGAAAAACCGAGCAAGTACACCCTGACCAGTTGGCTGTCCGATGACCCGTTGTCGGTCAAAGGTGCCGATGGCCAGATGTGGACGCCGCATAACTTTGATCGTCGCTCCCACGGTACGATTTTCCTGTATCAGGGCTTGGCGCATTCCTACAACATCTCGACTTCTCGCCTCGGCCTTGAGCTGGGCGTGCCGAATGTGCTCAAGACGCTCGCCCGGTTGGGCATCACGCGTGAGTTCCCGGCATTCCCATCGATGCTGTTGGGCGCGGGTGCGATGAGCCCGATGGAAGTGGCAACCATGTACCAGACTCTGGCCAACGGTGGTTTCAATACGCCGATGCGCGGGATTCGCAGCGTGTTGACGGCCGAAGGCGAACCGCTCAAGCGTTATCCGTTCCAGATTCAGCAGCGCTTCGACCCGGCCTCGATCTACCTGATCCAGAACGCCATGCAGCGCGTGATGCGTGAAGGTACCGGGCGCTCGGCCTATAACGTGCTGCCTGCCAACCTCACGTTGGCCGGCAAGAGCGGTACCAGTAACGATTCGCGGGACAGCTGGTTCGCCGGTTTCAGTCAGGATTTGCTGGCGGTGGTTTGGCTGGGGCGCGATGACAACGGCAAGACACCCTTCACAGGTGCCACTGGCGCGTTGCAGGTATGGACCAGTTTCATGAAGAAGGCCGATCCACTGCCGCTGAACATGCCGCAGCCAGACAATATCGTCCAGGCCTGGATCGATCCGCATACAGGGCAAGGTTCCGATGCCAACTGTCCGGGCGCCGTGCAGATGCCGTATATTCGCGGCAGCGAACCGCCACCCGGCGCAGCGTGCGGTGCCAGTGCGCCCGCGAGTGCTGAATCGGTGATGGATTGGGTCAAGGGCTGGATGCATTAAGCAAAGAGGGTTTCACGTGAACAAGTTGTTGATTCCAGCTATTACAGTTTTGGCATTACTCGGTGGTTGCGCCAGTGTGGAGCGGGGTTCTATCCCGGTGGTGGATTCCAGTACCACGGTGTCGAACAACGACCGGATTTCGGCCAATGGCGGCTTCCGTCAAACCGTCACTAACCGCCCGGCTCAGGCAAAGGCGCAAGCCGTGCCTCAGGATTCCGGTGTAGTGGTAATGATCCCGGGCGGTGGCGCAACTACCTCGGCACCGATCAGCACCCAGCCGTGGACGCCAGGCCCGAGCACCTCGGGCCCGATCGACTCTACGCCGGTTCAACAGGCGCCGATCAGCCAGGGCACCTACAACATGCCGTCGACGCCGAGCGGGATTCCGTCCGCCAGCAACGCCGGTGGCTTGTCAGCCGATGAACAGCTGGATGGTCCGGTATTGGCCTTGCTGACTACTGCTCAACAGCAGCAGTCGGGTGGCGACTTGAACGGCGCATCGTCGAGCCTTGAGCGCGCCCAGCGTGTGGCGCCGCGGGAGCCGCAAGTGCTTTACCGTCTGGCGCAAGTCCGCATGGCCCAGGGCGATGCCCCGCAAGCAGAGCAGTTTGCCCGCCGTGGCCTGACTCTGGCCAATGGTCGCCCGGATCTGCAGGCCAGCCTGTGGAGCCTGATTGGCGATGCCCGTGAGAAGCAGGGCGATG
This genomic window from Pseudomonas sp. Bout1 contains:
- a CDS encoding iron ABC transporter permease, producing the protein MLAIWLSLALGPVSLPLIDTLRAALRLLGVPIEAQGLEQAELILGQIRLPRTLLGLAVGGVLALSGVAMQGLFRNPLADPGLVGVSSGAALGAAIAIVGGSFLGGVPDALGPYLLSLCAFLGGLGVTALVYRLGRRNGQTNVATMLLAGIALTALASSAVGLFTYLADDATLRTLTFWNLGSLNGASYSRLWPLLLVSAGVALWLPRRAKALNALLLGESEASHLGIDVEGLKRELVFCTALGVGAAVAAAGMIGFVGLVVPHLVRLLAGPDHRVLLPASVLAGASLLLFADLVARLALAPAELPIGIVTAFIGAPFFLYLLLRGRA
- a CDS encoding heme ABC transporter ATP-binding protein; amino-acid sequence: MLRVEDLLIRRGRKTVLADVTLELLPGEVLGVLGPNGAGKSTLLGALCGELHADQGRVWLDQRELKDWAGAQRAQRLAVLPQASTLDFAFRVEEVVGMGRLPHQTGRVRDDEIISAALQAADVGHLSGRSYLALSGGERQRVHLARVLAQLWPGEAGQTLLLDEPTSMLDPLHQHTILQAIRTFADRGAAVLVILHDLNLAARYCDRILLLEGGRPHALDTPGQVLRPEPLKAVFGLDVLVQPHPERGHPLIIAR
- a CDS encoding TfoX/Sxy family protein — protein: MNDELQHLKNLGKTSAQWLHAVGIHSASDLRRLGAVDAYRAVRTRGFRASKVLLYAIEGALMDVHWNDIPVERKEALNRQLDALSARQKN
- a CDS encoding pentapeptide repeat-containing protein gives rise to the protein MSQPKLLDTPLYALLHKDDIRGFNQERPKDGAIDMRGGDFRGLDLRELNAQGVDFTDAYFRSADLRGLDLRGCPLEGASLAHAQISGTYFPPELSADEILMSVNFGTRLRYRTR
- a CDS encoding AAA family ATPase produces the protein MSQSLITALQNPALFPHPVGQFQVIETHISWVLLTGEFAYKMKKPVNFGFLDFTNLQARGHFCNEELRLNQRLTDDLYLEVLPITGSAESPQLGGDGPVVDYVLKMRQFPQSQLLSTLQANGELTSAHIDEMARQIAHFHLNAPKVPAAHSAGTPHDVMAPVLQNFEQIRPFLSDKADLVQLDALQAWAESSFERLKPLFEQRKLNGFTRECHGDIHLGNATMIDGRVVIFDCIEFNEPFRFTDVYADTGFLAMDLEDRGLKSLARRFISQYLELTGDYQGLEVLNFYKAYRALVRAKVALFSMPSEADAVQRATTLRQYRNYANLAESYSTIPSRFLAITHGVSAVGKSHVSMRLVEALGAIRLRSDVERKRLFGEQKVENTPQAGIYASNASAATYARLNEIADTVLRAGFPVVLDATFLKREQRDAAAKIAEATGAPFLILDCNAPQPVIAAWLAQRQADKNDPSDATLTIIEEQQATRDPLSAEELLLSKRVETNESGTLDALVAHIRQRLPGL
- the mrcB gene encoding penicillin-binding protein 1B; protein product: MTRTRSPRSRKKPPSRGLRPWLGWALKLSLVGLVVIAGFAVYLDAVVQEKFSGKRWTIPAKVYARPLELFTGQKLSKDDFLTELDALGYRREAVSNGPGAAAVSGNTVDLNTRGFQFYEGLEKPQPVRVRFSGDYVAELSSLNGSKLPVVRLEPLMIGGIYPKNLEDRILIKLDQVPPYLLDTLIAVEDRDFYSHWGVSPKSIARAVWVNTSGGKMTQGGSTLTQQLVKNFYLTNERSLTRKLTEAMMAMLLELHYSKQEILEAYLNEVFVGQDGQRAVHGFGLASQFFFGQPLSELKLHQVALLVGMVKGPSYYNPRRNPERALERRNLVLDVLEQQGVATPEQVAAAKKMPLGVTTRGKLADSSFPGFIDLVKRQLREDYRDEDLTEEGLRIFTSFDPILQMKAEASVNDTFKRLAGRKGSDEVEAAMVVTNPETGEVQAMIGSRQASFAGFNRALDAVRPIGSLVKPAVYLTALEKPSKYTLTSWLSDDPLSVKGADGQMWTPHNFDRRSHGTIFLYQGLAHSYNISTSRLGLELGVPNVLKTLARLGITREFPAFPSMLLGAGAMSPMEVATMYQTLANGGFNTPMRGIRSVLTAEGEPLKRYPFQIQQRFDPASIYLIQNAMQRVMREGTGRSAYNVLPANLTLAGKSGTSNDSRDSWFAGFSQDLLAVVWLGRDDNGKTPFTGATGALQVWTSFMKKADPLPLNMPQPDNIVQAWIDPHTGQGSDANCPGAVQMPYIRGSEPPPGAACGASAPASAESVMDWVKGWMH